Proteins from a single region of Enoplosus armatus isolate fEnoArm2 chromosome 6, fEnoArm2.hap1, whole genome shotgun sequence:
- the mtss1la gene encoding MTSS I-BAR domain containing 2a: MESVEKECGALGGLFQAIVNDMKSSYPVWEDFSAKATKLHSQLRTTILAAVAFLDAFQKVADMATNSRGATRDVGSALTRMCMRHRSIETKLRHFTNVLMEGLVTPLQDRIEEWKKTANQLDKDHAKEYKRSRQEIKRKSLDTIKLQKKARKELLGRGNLRPQLDSAMQDVSDLYLLMEETEKQAVRRALLEERGRYCSFINLLQPVVNVEIAMLGEITHLQAIVDDLTVLTEDPHKLPPASEQVIRDLKGSDYSWSYQTPPSSPSSTGSRKSSMCSLLQMPSAGAHRLSSVSSHDSGFVSQDANTHSKPPSPMPSDITSQKSTSSASSEASETCQSVSACNSPTADWAKASSCEPSLASTLHRRRESMDKMRDLEAPPSPLGYSGIQPDDPHRARIGPGTIAAKHGEPLSPAASTLAMVLTRGLSMEQQKSSRDSLQYSSGYSTQTNTPSCSEDTIPSQGSDYECYSLNGDADSEGQADFDKSSTIPRHSNIAQSYRRMIQTKRPASTAGLPAGKALQGTPNGAGGSSPGAITSGTATIRRTPSSKTGVRRTPSTSGPIPIRPPIVPVKTPTVPDSPGYASPSPQHRAGSEEFLYGDDPSASDFMRASPKRMSLPDTAWGCGGGGADRTVYAQQAPGMAAHSAEEDPLLAANRHSLVEKIGELAASAHALGEGQFPFRSSLPGDPTQCAPQELSSTTQEDMDMLVSIRRGVKLRKTVTDDRSGPRILR; this comes from the exons ATGGAGTCTGTGGAGAAGGAGTGCGGAGCGCTGGGTGGATTATTCCAGGCCATCGTGAACGACATGAAG AGCTCTTACCCTGTGTGGGAAGACTTCAGTGCCAAGGCCACAAAACTGCACTCTCAACTCAG GACCACCATTCTGGCAGCCGTGGCCTTTTTAGATGCCTTTCAGAAGGTGGCGGACATGGCTACCAACTCGAGAG GTGCCACAAGGGACGTCGGCTCAGCTCTGACAAGGATGTGCATGCGACACCGCAGCATTGAGACAAAATTACGCCACTTCACCAA TGTTCTTATGGAAGGCCTGGTTACGCCACTCCAGGACAGGATAGAGGAATGGAAGAAGACGGCTAATCAGCTGGACAAAGACCATGCCAAAG AATACAAGCGGTCTCGTCAGGAAATCAAAAGGAAGTCGCTAGATACCATAAAACTCcagaaaaaagcaagaaaag AGCTTCTAG GCCGGGGTAACCTGCGCCCCCAGCTGGACAGTGCCATGCAGGATGTCAGCGACTTGTACCTGCTGATGGAGGAGACGGAGAAGCAGGCAGTGCGCAGAGccctgctggaggagagagggcgTTACTGTTCATTTATTAACCTGCTGCAACCTGTGGTG AATGTAGAGATTGCCATGCTGGGAGAGATAACACATTTACAGGCCATTGTTGATGACCTCACTGTGCTGACTGAAGATCCACACAAGCTGCCACCTGCCAGCGAGCAG GTGATCCGGGACCTGAAAGGCTCCGACTATAGCTGGTCCTACCAgacccctccctcttcccccagCAGCACCGGCTCCAGGAAGAGCAGCATGTGCAG TCTCCTCCAGATGCCCTCTGCAGGAGCCCATCGACTCAGCAGCGTCTCCTCCCACGACTCAGGCTTCGTGTCCCAGGACGCCAACACCCACTCTAAACCTCCGTCACCCATGCCCTCTGACATCACCAGCCAG AAATCAACAAGCTCAGCCTCCTCTGAGGCTTCAGAAACCTGCCAGTCTGTCAGCGCGTGCAACTCTCCTACAGCG gattgGGCCAAAGCGAGTTCCTGTGAGCCATCATTGGCCAGCACTCTGCATCGTAGGAGGGAGTCTATGGATAAGATGAGAGACCTGGAAGCTCCGCCCAGTCCACTGGGGTATTCTGGGATACAACCAGATGATCCACACAGAGCGAGAATTGGCCCGGGAACCATTGCAGCCAAG caTGGCGAGCCACTCTCTCCAGCAGCCAGTACTCTAGCCATGGTTCTGACTAGAGGCTTGAGTATGGAGCAGCAGAAGAGCAGCAGGGACTCTCTGCAGTACTCCAGCGGCTACAGCACCCAGACCAACACCCCCTCCTGCTCTGAGGACACCATACCCTCACAAG GTTCTGACTATGAGTGCTACTCTCTCAATGGGGATGCTGACAGTGAAGGGCAGGCAGACTTTGACAAGTCCTCCACCATCCCACGGCACAGTAACATTGCTCAGAGCTACCGCCGCATGATCCAAACCAAGAGGCCGGCCAGCACGGCAGGTCTGCCTGCAGGTAAGGCCCTGCAGGGAACTCCAAACGGTGCAGGGGGAAGCAGCCCTGGAGCTATAACCTCGGGGACGGCCACCATTCGCCGGACGCCATCCTCCAAAACTGGAGTGAGACGCACGCCGTCCACATCTGGCCCCATTCCCATCCGGCCCCCCATCGTGCCAGTTAAGACCCCCACAGTGCCAGATTCTCCGGGGTATGCCAGTCCGTCCCCCCAGCATCGTGCTGGCAGCGAGGAGTTTCTGTACGGTGATGACCCATCTGCTAGTGACTTCATGAGGGCTTCTCCAAAGCGGATGAGCCTCCCCGACACAGCATGGGgctgtgggggaggaggggcggACAGGACTGTTTATGCCCAGCAGGCCCCCGGCATGGCCGCCCACAGCGCTGAGGAGGACCCTCTACTCGCTGCCAACCGCCACAGCCTGGTGGAGAAGATAGGGGAGCTGGCAGCCAGCGCCCACGCCCTCGGTGAGGGTCAGTTCCCCTTCCGCAGCTCACTGCCAGGGGATCCGACTCAGTGTGCGCCCCAGGAGCTGTCCTCTACGACCCAGGAGGACATGGATATGCTGGTGTCTATACGCCGGGGGGTGAAGCTCCGCAAGACAGTGACTGACGACAGGTCAGGTCCCAGGATTCTGCGGTag